One genomic segment of Streptomyces niveus includes these proteins:
- a CDS encoding (2Fe-2S)-binding protein encodes MSAHALLPGRFSSPVADAYRRLTEVFPSLGIDELTDGERPAAGDGWVGATDLAAGGSAVDAFLAWDEAQVVRDYGQRARPDVVATFGLHRYAWPVCLLITVPWFMSRRVPRIPVDHVAFQRARGRIAVRVEEFACLPGDPAAGLPGARVVPDEEALRAEVRSAVAEHLGPVLAAFGPRMRRRNHALWGMATDEIVEGLWYISQLLGEERRAMSELELLLPGTTKPYVGTAGFRELRGTGGESLPTRDRASCCFFYTLRPEDTCVTCPRTCDADRVRRLSASSN; translated from the coding sequence ATGTCTGCGCATGCTCTGCTGCCCGGCCGGTTCTCCTCACCGGTCGCCGACGCCTACCGGCGGCTGACCGAGGTCTTCCCCTCGCTGGGCATCGACGAGCTGACGGACGGTGAGCGTCCGGCGGCGGGCGACGGCTGGGTCGGCGCGACCGATCTCGCGGCGGGCGGATCCGCCGTCGACGCGTTTCTCGCCTGGGACGAGGCGCAGGTGGTGCGCGACTACGGTCAACGGGCCCGCCCGGACGTCGTCGCGACCTTCGGACTGCACCGATACGCCTGGCCCGTCTGTCTGTTGATCACGGTGCCGTGGTTCATGAGCCGCCGGGTGCCGCGCATCCCGGTGGACCATGTCGCCTTCCAGCGGGCGCGGGGCCGTATCGCCGTCCGCGTGGAGGAGTTCGCCTGTCTGCCGGGTGACCCGGCCGCCGGACTGCCGGGGGCCAGGGTCGTACCGGACGAGGAGGCGCTGCGCGCGGAGGTGCGTTCGGCGGTGGCGGAGCATCTCGGTCCGGTGCTGGCCGCGTTCGGGCCCCGTATGCGCCGCCGCAACCACGCACTGTGGGGCATGGCGACGGACGAGATCGTCGAGGGGCTCTGGTACATCTCGCAGTTGCTGGGCGAGGAGCGGCGCGCGATGTCGGAGCTCGAACTGCTGCTGCCGGGCACGACGAAGCCGTACGTCGGTACGGCGGGCTTCCGTGAACTGCGGGGCACCGGCGGCGAATCGCTGCCGACCAGGGACCGGGCGAGCTGCTGCTTCTTCTACACGCTGCGTCCCGAGGACACCTGCGTGACCTGCCCGCGTACGTGTGACGCGGACCGGGTCAGGCGCCTGAGCGCAAGCAGCAACTGA
- a CDS encoding DUF2637 domain-containing protein gives MRLTDPPLNWLLPGGLMLIGVLVAVALIARGKRAGVKTATEDSWERSEERRRRKEAIYGSASYLLLFCCAAVAAALSFHGLVGFGRQNLNLTGGWEYLVPFGLDGAAMFCSVLAVREASHGDAALGSRLLVWTFAGAAAWFNWVHAPRGMEHAGAPQFFAGMSLSAAVLFDRALKQTRRAALREQGLVPRPLPQIRIVRWLRAPRETFGAWSLMLLEGVRTLDEAVDEVREDRRQKEQNKHRRREQEKLGRARIKALNRQHRAWGRGRGRQVELPGSAPVPAVAGGGGSPPAVGAASPEPAIGELREADTSLGRSQPSLLPVKGYEARTVDLTAEDDTQALPRLDSLERKLRHLEQQFG, from the coding sequence ATGCGACTGACCGACCCACCGCTCAACTGGCTGCTTCCGGGCGGCTTGATGCTTATCGGAGTCCTGGTAGCGGTGGCTTTGATCGCGCGCGGCAAACGCGCGGGCGTCAAGACCGCGACCGAGGACTCCTGGGAACGCAGCGAGGAGCGCCGCAGGCGCAAGGAAGCGATCTACGGCAGCGCGTCGTATCTGCTGCTGTTCTGCTGTGCCGCGGTGGCCGCCGCGCTCTCCTTCCACGGCCTCGTCGGCTTCGGCCGGCAGAACCTCAACCTCACGGGCGGCTGGGAGTATCTCGTGCCGTTCGGCCTCGACGGGGCGGCGATGTTCTGCTCCGTGCTGGCCGTGCGTGAGGCCAGCCACGGCGATGCCGCGCTCGGCTCGCGGCTGTTGGTGTGGACGTTCGCCGGCGCCGCCGCCTGGTTCAACTGGGTGCACGCGCCGCGCGGCATGGAACACGCGGGAGCGCCGCAGTTCTTCGCCGGCATGTCGCTCTCGGCCGCCGTGCTCTTCGACCGGGCGCTGAAGCAGACCCGCCGGGCGGCGCTGCGCGAACAGGGCCTGGTGCCCCGTCCGTTGCCGCAGATCCGGATCGTCCGCTGGCTGCGGGCGCCCCGTGAGACGTTCGGCGCCTGGTCGCTGATGCTTCTCGAAGGCGTACGCACTCTGGACGAGGCGGTCGACGAGGTGCGCGAGGACCGCAGGCAGAAGGAACAGAACAAGCACCGGCGGCGCGAGCAGGAGAAGCTGGGCCGGGCGAGGATCAAGGCCCTCAACCGGCAGCACCGGGCCTGGGGGCGCGGCCGTGGCCGCCAGGTCGAGTTGCCGGGCTCGGCGCCCGTACCGGCCGTGGCCGGCGGGGGCGGTTCACCGCCCGCCGTCGGGGCCGCCTCTCCGGAGCCTGCTATAGGCGAACTACGCGAGGCCGACACGTCGCTCGGACGGTCCCAGCCCTCTCTCCTGCCGGTGAAAGGGTACGAGGCACGCACCGTGGACCTGACCGCCGAGGACGACACCCAGGCGCTGCCCCGGCTCGACTCCCTGGAGCGCAAACTCCGGCATCTGGAGCAGCAGTTCGGCTGA
- a CDS encoding ATP-binding protein: protein MRGTGEQARLLRKQLLRRVESADLTAVPEVRHALRELLSHWRERESAEVAELLTSELVTNALVHTEHGAVVKATVADSRLRVEVRDFIDAPPTPNAPTQDDGTHGRGLVLVDGLADAWGVLSQGLGKMVWFELNAETA, encoded by the coding sequence ATGAGAGGCACGGGGGAGCAGGCGCGGCTGCTGCGCAAGCAGTTGCTCCGCAGAGTGGAGAGCGCCGATCTCACGGCGGTTCCCGAGGTGCGGCACGCGCTGCGCGAGCTGCTGAGCCACTGGCGGGAGCGCGAGTCGGCCGAGGTCGCGGAGCTGCTCACGAGCGAGCTGGTCACCAACGCGCTGGTGCACACCGAACACGGAGCGGTGGTCAAGGCCACGGTCGCCGACTCCCGGCTGCGGGTGGAGGTGCGTGACTTCATCGACGCCCCGCCGACGCCGAACGCGCCGACACAGGACGACGGGACGCACGGGCGGGGGCTGGTCCTCGTGGACGGGCTCGCCGACGCCTGGGGCGTCCTGTCCCAGGGCCTGGGCAAGATGGTCTGGTTCGAACTCAACGCCGAGACGGCCTGA
- a CDS encoding alpha-mannosidase, with protein MHDDRTLVEGRLERALRQFIRPAQYAARTPLVLSVWDVPGEPVPVEQALQATYEPFHTGTPWGPPWSTSWFRLEGVVPDEYAGLRVEVVIDPGFTGEGPGFQAEGMVYDAAGVPIKGVHPRNRHVPVGSPAEGGEAVHLLLEAAANPSMPAHFLPTRLGDVKTAGDTPLYTFAAADIAVLDENVWHLVLDIEVLSELMAELPTDRSRRHEILRALENMLDVLDLHDVAGTAVAARAELAGVLASPAAPSAHRVSAAGHAHIDSAWLWPLRETVRKASRTFANVTALAGEYPELVFACSQAQQYAWVKEHQPHIWERIKKAVADGNWSPVGSMWVESDANMPGGEALARQLVHGMRFFQEELGVGTEEIWLPDSFGYTAAFPQLAKLAGVKWFLTQKLSWNQTNKMPHHTFWWEGIDGTRVFTHFPPVDTYNAQFHASELAHAERNFADKGRASRSLVPFGWGDGGGGPTREMLEKARRLKSLEGSPRVEIEKPAAFFAAAEEEYAQKAPVWSGELYLELHRATYTTQAKTKQGNRRSEHLLREAELWATAAALRTPSYAYPYDELDRLWKTVLLHQFHDILPGSSIAWVHREARDTYARVREELTEITAAAVAALGGGGAGGGGGAGGGGAAVLNTSPYERTEVVEADTAGIPEGSAVQALNSHGRSAVAVRVPGLGATALAAAETADGIAGVTTRSEGSGVITIDNGLLRVTVDRDGLLTSVRDLAADREVLAPGSRGNLLQLHPDHPNQWDAWDIDRHYRHRHTDLTTAESVQLVEQGPLRATVRVVRTFGSSWIVQEIRLAAGSRRVDVVTEVDWQESEKVLKAAFPLDVHAERSTAEIQFGHVHRATHANTSWDAARFEICAHRWLRVAEPGYGVAVVNDSTYGHDVTRTAHKDGLGTTVRLTLLRAPHSPDPETDLGTHRFSYALAPGAEVTDAVREGLALNLPLRVAAAPASAPLVSVDHPAVTVESVKLAEDRSGDVVVRLYESAGNRASALLRTGFPVVQAQVTDLLERPLHEAGTGAEGLRVSLRPFQILTLRFTPA; from the coding sequence ATGCACGACGACCGCACCCTGGTGGAGGGCCGGCTCGAACGGGCCCTTCGCCAGTTCATCCGCCCCGCCCAGTACGCGGCGAGGACGCCGCTCGTCCTCTCGGTCTGGGATGTGCCGGGCGAGCCGGTGCCCGTGGAACAGGCCCTCCAGGCCACGTACGAGCCCTTCCACACCGGCACTCCGTGGGGTCCGCCCTGGTCCACCAGCTGGTTCCGGCTGGAGGGCGTCGTGCCGGACGAGTACGCCGGGCTGCGCGTGGAGGTCGTGATCGACCCGGGCTTCACCGGCGAGGGGCCCGGCTTCCAGGCCGAGGGGATGGTGTACGACGCGGCCGGCGTGCCCATCAAGGGCGTGCATCCGCGTAACCGCCATGTTCCGGTCGGCTCGCCCGCCGAGGGCGGCGAGGCGGTCCATCTGCTCCTCGAAGCGGCGGCGAACCCGTCGATGCCCGCCCACTTCCTGCCGACGCGCCTCGGGGACGTGAAGACGGCCGGTGACACGCCGCTGTACACGTTCGCCGCCGCCGACATCGCCGTGCTGGACGAGAACGTGTGGCATCTGGTGCTCGACATCGAGGTGCTGTCCGAGCTGATGGCGGAGCTGCCCACCGACCGGTCGCGGCGGCACGAGATCCTGCGCGCCCTGGAGAACATGCTGGACGTGCTCGACCTGCACGACGTGGCGGGTACGGCGGTGGCGGCCCGTGCCGAACTGGCCGGTGTCCTGGCCAGCCCGGCGGCGCCCAGCGCCCACCGCGTCTCGGCGGCCGGGCACGCGCACATCGACTCGGCGTGGCTGTGGCCGCTGCGCGAGACCGTGCGCAAGGCGTCCCGGACGTTCGCCAATGTCACCGCGCTCGCCGGGGAGTACCCGGAGCTGGTCTTCGCCTGTTCGCAGGCGCAGCAGTACGCGTGGGTCAAGGAGCACCAGCCGCACATCTGGGAACGCATCAAGAAGGCCGTGGCGGACGGCAATTGGTCGCCGGTGGGCTCGATGTGGGTGGAGTCGGACGCCAACATGCCGGGCGGCGAGGCGCTGGCCAGGCAGCTCGTGCACGGAATGCGGTTCTTCCAGGAGGAGTTGGGCGTCGGGACGGAGGAGATCTGGCTGCCGGACTCCTTCGGCTACACGGCCGCTTTCCCCCAACTGGCCAAGCTGGCGGGCGTGAAGTGGTTCCTCACACAGAAGCTGTCGTGGAACCAGACGAACAAGATGCCGCACCACACGTTCTGGTGGGAGGGCATCGACGGCACCCGTGTCTTCACGCACTTCCCGCCGGTCGACACGTACAACGCGCAGTTCCACGCGTCCGAACTGGCCCACGCCGAGCGGAACTTCGCCGACAAGGGCCGGGCGTCGCGTTCCCTGGTCCCGTTCGGCTGGGGTGACGGCGGTGGTGGTCCCACGCGCGAGATGCTGGAGAAGGCGCGCCGGCTGAAGTCCCTGGAGGGCTCGCCGCGCGTGGAGATCGAGAAGCCCGCCGCGTTCTTCGCCGCGGCCGAGGAGGAGTACGCGCAGAAGGCCCCGGTCTGGTCGGGCGAGCTGTATCTGGAGCTGCACCGGGCGACGTACACGACGCAGGCGAAGACCAAGCAGGGCAACCGTCGCAGTGAACACCTCCTGCGGGAGGCGGAGTTGTGGGCGACGGCCGCCGCGCTGCGGACGCCGTCCTACGCGTATCCGTACGACGAACTGGACCGGCTGTGGAAGACGGTGCTGCTGCACCAGTTCCACGACATCCTGCCGGGCTCGTCCATCGCGTGGGTGCACCGGGAGGCCAGGGACACCTACGCGCGGGTGCGGGAGGAGCTGACGGAGATCACGGCGGCGGCCGTCGCGGCCCTCGGCGGCGGTGGGGCCGGTGGTGGCGGTGGGGCCGGTGGTGGCGGTGCGGCGGTGCTGAACACCTCGCCGTACGAGCGGACCGAGGTCGTCGAGGCCGACACGGCCGGCATTCCCGAGGGCAGCGCCGTACAGGCGCTGAACAGCCACGGCCGCTCGGCGGTCGCCGTACGGGTGCCGGGGCTGGGCGCGACGGCGCTGGCCGCGGCCGAGACGGCGGACGGGATCGCGGGGGTGACGACGCGCTCCGAGGGCTCCGGCGTGATCACCATCGACAACGGGCTGCTGCGGGTCACCGTCGACCGCGACGGCCTGCTCACCTCGGTACGCGATCTGGCGGCGGACCGTGAGGTCCTGGCGCCGGGCAGCCGGGGCAATCTGCTCCAGCTCCACCCGGACCACCCCAACCAGTGGGACGCCTGGGACATCGACCGGCACTACCGGCACCGGCACACCGACCTGACGACGGCGGAGTCCGTGCAGCTGGTGGAGCAGGGGCCGCTGCGTGCGACGGTCCGGGTGGTCCGTACGTTCGGCTCGTCGTGGATCGTGCAGGAGATCCGGCTCGCGGCCGGCAGCCGGCGGGTGGACGTCGTCACCGAGGTCGACTGGCAGGAGTCGGAGAAGGTCCTCAAGGCGGCCTTCCCGCTGGATGTGCACGCCGAACGGTCCACCGCCGAGATCCAGTTCGGGCATGTGCACCGCGCCACACACGCCAACACCAGCTGGGACGCGGCCCGGTTCGAGATCTGCGCGCACCGCTGGCTGCGGGTCGCCGAGCCCGGCTACGGCGTGGCGGTGGTCAACGACTCGACGTACGGCCACGATGTGACCCGCACCGCGCACAAGGACGGGCTGGGGACGACCGTACGGCTGACGCTGCTGCGGGCGCCGCACAGCCCGGACCCGGAGACGGACCTGGGCACGCACCGGTTCAGCTACGCGCTGGCGCCGGGCGCGGAGGTGACGGACGCGGTACGGGAAGGGCTGGCGCTCAACCTGCCGCTGCGGGTCGCCGCCGCTCCCGCGTCGGCGCCGCTGGTCTCCGTCGACCATCCGGCGGTCACGGTGGAGTCGGTGAAGCTCGCCGAGGACCGTAGCGGCGATGTGGTGGTCCGGCTCTACGAGTCGGCGGGCAACCGCGCGTCGGCCCTGCTGCGAACCGGCTTCCCCGTCGTACAGGCCCAGGTCACCGACCTGTTGGAGCGACCGCTGCACGAGGCGGGGACGGGTGCGGAGGGCCTGCGGGTGTCACTGCGCCCGTTCCAGATCCTCACCCTGCGGTTCACGCCCGCGTAG
- a CDS encoding pyruvate dehydrogenase, producing MARQNVAEQFVDILARAGVRRLYGVVGDSLNPVVDAIRRNAAIDWVQVRHEEAAAFAAGAEAQITGRLAACAGSCGPGNLHLINGLYDAHRSMAPVLALASHIPTAEIGLGYFQETHPERLFEECSHYNEMISSPEQMPRLVQTAIQHAVGRGGVSVVTLPGDIASRPAPTKAIEHALVTSRPTVRPGDLEIDKLVDMIDDADRVTLFCGSGTAGAHAEVMEFAERIKSPIGHALRGKEWIQYDNKFDVGMSGLLGYGAAYEATHECDLLILLGTDFPYNAFLPDGTDVKIVQVDVRPERLGRRSQLDLAVWGDVRETLRCLTPRVRMKSDRRFLDKMLKKHADALEGVIKAYTRKVDKHVPIHPEYVASVLDEVADDDAVFTVDTGMCNVWAARYLSPNGRRRVIGSFSHGSMANAMVQAIGAQFVDRERQVVSMSGDGGFTMLMGDFLTLVQYELPVKIVLFNNSSLGMVELEMLVAGLPSYGTTNRNPDFAAVARAAGAFGVRVEKPKQLAGALKDAFKHKGPALVDVVTDPNALSMPPKISADMVQGFALSAGKIVLDGGVGRMVQMARSNLRNLPRP from the coding sequence ATGGCCAGGCAGAACGTGGCGGAGCAGTTCGTCGACATCCTCGCCCGCGCGGGCGTGCGGCGCCTGTACGGAGTCGTCGGCGACAGCCTCAACCCCGTCGTCGACGCCATCCGGCGCAACGCGGCCATCGACTGGGTGCAGGTCAGGCACGAGGAGGCGGCGGCCTTCGCGGCGGGGGCCGAGGCCCAGATCACCGGCAGGCTCGCCGCCTGCGCGGGCTCCTGCGGGCCCGGCAATCTGCACCTGATCAACGGGCTGTACGACGCGCACCGCTCGATGGCCCCGGTCCTCGCGCTCGCCTCGCACATCCCCACCGCGGAGATCGGCCTCGGGTACTTCCAGGAGACGCACCCCGAGCGGCTGTTCGAGGAGTGCAGCCACTACAACGAGATGATCTCCAGCCCCGAGCAGATGCCCCGGCTCGTCCAGACGGCCATCCAGCACGCGGTCGGCCGGGGCGGTGTCAGCGTGGTGACGCTGCCCGGCGACATCGCGTCGCGGCCGGCCCCGACGAAGGCGATCGAGCACGCCCTGGTGACGTCCCGGCCGACGGTACGGCCCGGGGACCTGGAGATCGACAAGCTGGTCGACATGATCGACGACGCGGACCGGGTCACGCTGTTCTGCGGCAGCGGCACGGCGGGGGCGCACGCGGAGGTCATGGAGTTCGCCGAGCGGATCAAGTCCCCGATCGGCCACGCCCTGCGCGGCAAGGAGTGGATCCAGTACGACAACAAGTTCGACGTCGGTATGAGCGGACTGCTCGGTTACGGCGCCGCCTACGAGGCCACCCACGAGTGCGATCTGCTGATCCTGCTCGGCACCGACTTCCCGTACAACGCCTTCCTGCCCGACGGCACCGATGTCAAGATCGTCCAGGTCGACGTCCGGCCCGAACGCCTCGGCCGCCGCTCCCAGTTGGACCTCGCCGTCTGGGGCGACGTACGCGAGACGCTGCGCTGTCTGACGCCCCGGGTGCGGATGAAGAGCGACCGCCGGTTCCTGGACAAGATGCTCAAGAAGCACGCCGACGCGCTCGAAGGCGTCATCAAGGCGTACACCCGCAAGGTGGACAAGCATGTCCCGATCCACCCCGAGTACGTCGCCTCGGTGCTGGACGAAGTGGCCGACGACGACGCCGTGTTCACCGTGGACACCGGCATGTGCAACGTCTGGGCGGCCCGCTATCTGTCGCCCAACGGCCGCCGCCGGGTGATCGGTTCGTTCAGCCACGGGTCGATGGCCAACGCCATGGTGCAGGCCATCGGCGCGCAGTTCGTGGACCGGGAGCGCCAGGTCGTCTCGATGTCCGGCGACGGCGGATTCACCATGCTCATGGGCGACTTCCTCACCCTCGTCCAGTACGAACTCCCCGTGAAGATCGTCCTGTTCAACAACTCCTCACTCGGCATGGTCGAGCTGGAGATGCTGGTGGCCGGTCTGCCGTCGTACGGCACCACCAACCGCAACCCCGACTTCGCCGCCGTCGCCCGCGCCGCCGGGGCGTTCGGGGTCAGGGTGGAGAAGCCCAAGCAGCTCGCGGGCGCGCTCAAGGACGCCTTCAAACACAAGGGCCCGGCCCTGGTGGATGTGGTCACCGACCCGAACGCCCTGTCCATGCCGCCGAAGATCAGCGCCGACATGGTCCAGGGCTTCGCGCTCTCCGCCGGGAAGATCGTGCTGGACGGAGGGGTGGGCCGCATGGTCCAGATGGCGCGCTCCAACCTGCGCAACCTGCCACGGCCCTGA
- a CDS encoding protein phosphatase 2C domain-containing protein yields the protein MSQQGDRPATTDDWWGRLYDESAPDTGPAEAPDDTIDDRFDSAADTLGAEGAADATTRAGYGRAVDAIGVDDEEDAADEDDEDVDVGAAAGDGPVSRPLAWWEARGAYPVIQTPAPESPPTIVDTPQPPPAPAPAPAQAPAPAPSPVAPAPLTPRPRAPWEPPPAAFDPGDAGPPPVTTPARTPAPDPRAAPEPPVPPRPAPTPAAPLTHVGDGPPTYDAEPTALPAAEAENLGQLVADTVLDGARYGTYTLRAASMRGDSARYRGEPRRDALLTARFGAGASALVLVAVATGARATEGAHLSAADACRWIGGAVGRSCSRLAEDIRAGRRGDLKSGLHRLTDRTYGKLRARAAELGREPEDYTASLRCLLLSADPECRTRVFFGVGGGGIFRLRDGAWQDLEPLLPEPADIRGEPVLGFGSARSDVPAEQTPEGDRLTMDLEITKPPGPVVEDPVPPPPEPFRFRASVARPGDTLLLTSVGLAEPLRGEPALGDELAARWASAEPPGLAGYLSDVGLRVKGYADDRTAVAVWEA from the coding sequence ATGAGCCAGCAGGGGGACCGGCCCGCCACCACCGACGACTGGTGGGGCCGGCTGTACGACGAGTCCGCACCCGACACCGGTCCGGCCGAGGCGCCGGACGACACGATCGACGACCGTTTCGACTCGGCGGCGGACACGCTCGGCGCCGAGGGCGCGGCGGACGCGACCACACGGGCGGGGTACGGGCGAGCGGTCGACGCGATCGGTGTGGACGACGAAGAGGACGCGGCCGACGAGGACGACGAGGACGTGGACGTGGGGGCCGCCGCCGGCGACGGGCCCGTCTCGCGGCCGCTGGCCTGGTGGGAGGCGCGCGGCGCCTACCCGGTGATTCAGACGCCCGCGCCCGAGTCGCCACCCACGATCGTCGACACGCCGCAGCCACCCCCGGCACCCGCACCCGCGCCCGCGCAGGCTCCGGCGCCCGCGCCCAGCCCCGTCGCGCCGGCCCCTCTCACCCCCCGGCCACGGGCGCCGTGGGAGCCGCCGCCCGCCGCGTTCGATCCCGGCGACGCCGGACCGCCGCCGGTCACCACCCCGGCCCGTACCCCGGCCCCGGATCCGCGCGCCGCCCCCGAGCCGCCGGTTCCTCCCAGGCCCGCGCCCACCCCCGCCGCCCCGCTCACCCACGTCGGCGACGGACCGCCCACCTACGACGCCGAACCCACCGCGCTGCCCGCCGCCGAAGCCGAGAACCTCGGCCAACTCGTCGCCGACACCGTGCTCGACGGCGCGCGGTACGGGACGTACACCCTGCGCGCCGCCTCCATGCGCGGCGATTCGGCGCGCTACCGGGGCGAGCCCCGCAGGGACGCCCTCCTCACCGCCCGCTTCGGCGCCGGCGCGAGCGCCCTCGTCCTGGTCGCGGTCGCCACCGGCGCGCGTGCCACCGAGGGCGCGCACCTGTCGGCCGCCGACGCCTGCCGCTGGATCGGCGGCGCCGTCGGCCGCAGCTGCAGCCGGCTCGCCGAGGACATAAGAGCAGGCCGCCGGGGCGATCTGAAGTCCGGACTGCACCGGCTCACCGACCGTACGTACGGCAAGCTGCGCGCCCGTGCCGCCGAGTTGGGCCGCGAACCGGAGGACTACACCGCGAGCCTGCGCTGTCTGCTGCTGTCCGCCGACCCCGAGTGCCGCACCCGCGTCTTCTTCGGCGTCGGCGGCGGCGGGATCTTCCGGCTCAGGGACGGCGCCTGGCAGGACCTGGAGCCGCTGCTCCCCGAACCGGCCGACATCAGGGGCGAGCCGGTCCTCGGTTTCGGCTCCGCCCGTTCCGACGTCCCCGCCGAACAGACCCCCGAGGGCGACCGCCTCACGATGGATCTGGAGATCACCAAGCCTCCGGGACCGGTCGTCGAGGATCCCGTTCCGCCACCGCCGGAGCCGTTCCGCTTCCGGGCCTCGGTGGCCCGTCCGGGCGACACACTGCTGCTGACCAGCGTCGGGCTTGCCGAGCCGCTGCGCGGCGAACCGGCCCTGGGCGACGAACTGGCCGCGCGCTGGGCGTCCGCCGAGCCGCCGGGACTCGCCGGGTATCTGTCGGACGTCGGGCTGCGGGTGAAGGGGTACGCCGACGACCGTACGGCCGTGGCGGTCTGGGAGGCGTAA
- a CDS encoding helix-turn-helix domain-containing protein produces the protein MLGAIGLDERQESAYRALVALGAAEAADLAHRLAMPEQDTERALRRLEQQGLAAQSSARTGRWVAAPPAVALGALLTQQRHELERAELAAVLLAEEYRAESAGPAVHDLVEVVTGASAVAHRFHQLQLGATEEIRALVTGRPVVVTGIDNESEERVVTRGVRYRVVIEREVLSLPDGISELSAALGRDEQVRVVDRVPTKLVIADRALAMVPLTAGDAEPAALVVHASGLLESLSGLFEAVWRDALPLRLVPGGDGAVVEEAAEGPDETDLEVLSLLLAGMTDASVAKQLDLGLRTVQRRVKGLMELAGVTTRLQLGWHAYEKGWVARDLRE, from the coding sequence GTGCTGGGAGCGATAGGTCTCGACGAGAGACAGGAATCGGCGTACCGAGCGCTGGTGGCGCTCGGCGCGGCCGAGGCGGCCGATCTGGCGCATCGGCTCGCGATGCCCGAGCAGGACACCGAGCGCGCGCTGCGCCGGCTGGAGCAGCAGGGGCTGGCGGCGCAGTCGTCGGCCCGTACCGGGCGCTGGGTGGCCGCGCCGCCCGCCGTGGCGCTGGGCGCGCTGCTGACCCAGCAGCGCCACGAGCTGGAGCGGGCCGAGCTGGCCGCCGTACTGCTCGCGGAGGAGTACCGCGCCGAGTCGGCGGGTCCCGCGGTGCACGACCTGGTCGAGGTGGTGACGGGCGCGAGCGCGGTGGCGCACCGTTTCCACCAGCTCCAGCTGGGGGCGACGGAGGAGATCCGGGCGCTGGTCACCGGCAGACCGGTGGTGGTGACGGGAATCGACAACGAGTCCGAGGAGCGGGTGGTGACGCGCGGTGTCCGCTACCGCGTGGTGATCGAGCGCGAGGTGCTGTCGCTGCCCGACGGGATCAGCGAGCTGTCGGCGGCGCTCGGCCGTGACGAGCAGGTACGGGTCGTCGACCGCGTGCCGACCAAGCTGGTGATCGCCGACCGCGCACTGGCGATGGTGCCGTTGACGGCGGGCGACGCGGAGCCGGCGGCCCTGGTCGTCCACGCGAGCGGGCTGCTGGAGTCCCTGTCGGGGCTCTTCGAGGCGGTGTGGCGCGACGCGCTGCCGCTGCGGCTGGTGCCGGGCGGGGACGGGGCGGTCGTGGAGGAGGCGGCCGAGGGGCCCGACGAGACCGATCTGGAGGTGCTGTCCCTGCTGCTCGCGGGGATGACGGACGCGAGCGTCGCCAAGCAGCTCGATCTGGGGCTGCGGACGGTGCAGCGCCGGGTGAAGGGCCTGATGGAGCTGGCGGGCGTGACGACGCGGCTCCAGCTGGGGTGGCACGCGTACGAGAAGGGCTGGGTGGCCCGCGACCTGCGGGAGTGA
- a CDS encoding DUF456 domain-containing protein, translating into MDVWQLVLVGLVMLLGVLGVLIPGVPGPAIVWAAVVWWALSDTSATAWGVLIAATALLLLNQALRPLLPSRRTRETGTRRRTLLAGGLAGIVGFFVVPVVGTVPAFVGGIYAVERIRLGSHRDGWASTRTVMRSAGIPVLVELYCCLLVAGAWLGVLIWG; encoded by the coding sequence ATGGACGTGTGGCAGCTCGTGCTGGTGGGTCTGGTCATGCTGCTGGGCGTCCTCGGTGTGCTGATTCCGGGGGTGCCGGGACCCGCCATCGTCTGGGCCGCCGTGGTCTGGTGGGCGCTGAGCGACACCTCGGCCACGGCCTGGGGGGTACTGATCGCCGCCACGGCGCTGCTGCTGCTCAACCAGGCGCTCAGACCCCTGCTGCCGTCCCGCCGCACACGCGAGACCGGCACCCGTAGACGCACTCTGCTCGCGGGCGGACTGGCCGGGATCGTGGGCTTCTTCGTGGTGCCGGTGGTGGGCACGGTGCCGGCCTTCGTCGGGGGGATCTACGCGGTCGAGCGGATCCGGCTGGGCAGCCACCGCGACGGCTGGGCGTCGACCCGCACCGTGATGCGCTCCGCGGGCATCCCGGTACTGGTGGAGCTGTACTGCTGCCTGCTGGTGGCGGGTGCGTGGCTGGGGGTCCTGATCTGGGGCTGA